In Rana temporaria chromosome 3, aRanTem1.1, whole genome shotgun sequence, a single window of DNA contains:
- the LOC120931431 gene encoding proto-oncogene Mas-like, whose translation MAQVGNSSSNSSNPADTSIIVTYSVVASFAALFCLFGLLGNAVVIWILSFKIKRSKYTVYILNLAVADFIYLLFVAVVMILMVSQMVSRRSISPTVIFALEVMYDFGYAASMLFLTSISVERCLSVLFPIWYKCYRPKHISSFTCGLIWLLGCLFSLLDNFVCPPDSFQNMSKECTGVQVFSTVVTFVFIIPLMLLSSFILIYIVKSTSKKSRPPKIYIAIILTVMVFLISVAPIRLLWSLLYFKSFTNKMSALAFFFTSTYCTIFNSGANPFIYFFVGRHRKKRFGGSVNEALTRVFKDDDTEQSSLGNSTSMK comes from the coding sequence ATGGCCCAAGTGGGAAACAGCTCATCAAACAGCAGCAACCCAGCCGATACAAGTATCATAGTGACTTATTCCGTTGTCGCCAGCTTTGCTGCACTTTTCTGCCTGTTTGGATTGTTAGGAAATGCAGTTGTTATCTGGATCCTTTCGTTTAAGATAAAGAGGAGCAAGTACACTGTGTATATTCTCAACCTTGCCGTTGCCGACTTCATTTACCTTCTCTTTGTTGCCGTTGTAATGATCTTAATGGTTTCCCAAATGGTGAGTCGCCGTTCCATTAGTCCAACGGTGATCTTTGCTCTGGAAGTGATGTATGACTTTGGATATGCAGCAAGTATGCTCTTCCTGACCTCGATAAGTGTTGAGAGATGCCTTTCTGTCCTTTTCCCCATATGGTATAAATGTTACCGGCCCAAGCATATATCATCCTTCACCTGCGGCCTTATCTGGCTATTGGGTTGCCTCTTCTCCCTTCTTGATAATTTTGTTTGTCCTCCAGATTCTTTTCAAAACATGTCTAAAGAATGCACTGGAGTCCAAGTCTTTTCTACCGTTGTTACGTTTGTTTTCATCATTCCTTTGATGCTCTTGTCTAGTTTTATCTTAATCTATATCGTCAAATCCACATCTAAAAAATCAAGACCTCCAAAAATTTACATCGCCATAATACTCACCGTTATGGTTTTTCTCATCTCTGTGGCCCCAATCAGATTGCTATGGTCTTTACTCTACTTTAAGTCATTTACAAACAAAATGTCTGCCTTGGCCTTCTTCTTCACCAGTACATACTGTACTATTTTCAACAGCGGTGCCAAtcctttcatatatttttttgtgggtagGCACAGGAAAAAGAGGTTTGGGGGTTCAGTCAATGAAGCCCTTACTAGAGTGTTTAAGGATGATGACACTGAACAGTCATCTCTCGGGAATAGCACTAGCATGAAATAG